A window of the Plasmodium falciparum 3D7 genome assembly, chromosome: 3 genome harbors these coding sequences:
- a CDS encoding P-loop containing nucleoside triphosphate hydrolase, putative: protein MMKIFINNVNTYSGSCFCKTFDEIKNEKTTIYGTVDDHNLSKEDCIFYNYDNVKKIISKIPKDNIVKYILKCKLVIYDLHNTDLEEIEYVIRKLKYEKIKHNMTIILISSIMTWSKTKRKFIKKIVEENKEITKNQSNNITHKSGETNNNLEKKENQNIETKNEKTSKKKDKKKNENYNKNNKIVDHGVHNKQANIIKNEDAKSNIQEIHIEEIKKKEKILYIPQIFNEKDYLKRISSTHFDEYKSVETLMLSLNSMKNIKTHVVVSGLLYGNGENVFFSIFKNAWLSKDNHIIDKGDNYIPVIHIRGLCEYIKQLYISESKKKYLIAVDNQYITQKEIIHTIASHISGNMNFMHVSPHESIFYEHSEKLCVNLRFQCTNIYDDNQVDEQEKKKKLNKKNKNKNKNDEGDISDHHKEDNHSETDNNDSEKKESNTEDDNIDSEQNSSINMNNSNDDSQNSSNSESNNNDDNDSNNSNEKKKGKKENNNLKEKKNKSKNKNKKKNLITFHCQDGFINNISIIAKEFCEFRNLKNLKVLIIGQPGVGKTFIAKKICDHYNLIMCSINMLIDEYKKKTDYTFPKYYQEYINELDNEKKKNVPPKKLTLSDLCSLFYSKLENNECKFRGFVLDFFPRNYEEAKYFFDNYKMDVPEKEKEMKNGKRDEDDTNRKGNNKSKKKIKKKKNERNDKEEDDNDKDEDDNDKDEDDNDKEEDENDKDEDDNDKEEDENDKDEDNEDNENDKDEDDKDEDDKDEDDKDEDDKDEDDKDEDDKDEDDKDEDDEDDNDKDEDDNDKEEDDNDNDNDIEENDNTEDSDYREDNDDEKISGNSENTNMMTHSDEESQSVKQMSNKKKKKKKKKKILENINKYIIMPEFVIILKSTEELCKKRMMNLPENEIIKGHNDEMGFERRHKKYINENCRNDYFEFDQKQSIEDYFIEHDIEVYTLNINENTLLEHILTNIYIFIEKNVKFNNFLPSTDEMLKNKLQEEQQILMDEKQKIKDIEDKVVLEEIKQNDDLIKAEKKRQQLLIKHQQQYIHNQSVPLRFYLIKNILPILTDALIYICKTKPKNPCLHIAQYLLENAHKYNIEEPNLENLQPEKEDEDNQLGEKPKDEK, encoded by the coding sequence atgatgAAAATTTTCATCAATAATGTGAATACATACAGCGGTAGCTGCTTTTGTAAAACAtttgatgaaataaaaaatgaaaaaactACAATATATGGAACTGTAGACGATCATAATTTATCTAAGGAAGactgtatattttataattatgataatgtaaaaaaaataatatcgaAAATACCTAAAGATAATAtcgtaaaatatattttgaaatgtAAACTTGTCATATATGATCTACACAATACAGATTTAGAAGAAATAGAATATGTCATTAGAAAgcttaaatatgaaaaaataaaacataatatgACTATCATTCTTATCTCTTCTATTATGACCTGGAGTAAAACCAAAAGaaaattcataaaaaaaattgtagaagaaaacaaagaaataacaaaaaatcaatctaataatattacacACAAATCAGgtgaaacaaataataatttagaaaagaaagaaaatcaaaatattgaaacaaaaaatgaaaaaacaagtaaaaaaaaagataagaaaaagaatgaaaattataataaaaataataaaattgtaGATCATGGCGTACATAATAAACAagcaaatattataaaaaatgaagatgcTAAATCAAATATTCAAGAAATTCATATTGAggaaattaagaaaaaagaaaaaattttatatattcctcaAATATTCAATGAAAAagattatttaaaaagaatatcaTCTACTCATtttgatgaatataaaagTGTCGAAACGCTTATGTTATCACTTAATtctatgaaaaatataaaaacacatGTTGTAGTATCAGGGTTGCTATATGGTAATGGagaaaatgtttttttctcTATATTCAAAAATGCTTGGTTAAGTAAAGACAATCATATTATTGACAAAGGAGATAATTATATTCCTGTCATACATATTAGAGGTTTatgtgaatatattaaacaattatatattagtGAATCCAAAAAAAAGTATCTTATAGCTGTTGATAATCAATATATTACTCAAAAAGAGATTATTCATACTATAGCTAGCCATATTTCAGGGAACATGAATTTTATGCATGTGTCACCTCATGAATCCATTTTTTATGAACATTCAGAGAAATTATGTGTTAACTTGAGATTTCAGTGTACTAACATTTATGATGATAACCAAGTGGatgaacaagaaaaaaagaaaaagttaaataaaaagaacaaaaataaaaataaaaatgatgaggGGGATATAAGTGATCATCATAAAGAAGATAATCATAGCGAGACGGACAATAATGATTCTGAGAAGAAAGAAAGCAACACCgaagatgataatattgaCAGTGAACAAAATAGTAgtattaatatgaataatagtaatgatgATAGCCAAAATAGTAGTAATAGTGAGagtaacaataatgatgataacgattcaaataatagtaatgagaaaaaaaaaggaaaaaaggaaaataataatctcaaagaaaagaaaaacaaaagtaaaaataaaaataaaaagaaaaatcttATTACATTTCATTGCCAAGACGGATTCATTAATAACATCTCCATTATAGCAAAGGAATTTTGCGAATTTCGAAAtttgaaaaatttaaaagtTCTTATTATAGGGCAACCAGGTGTCGGAAAAACATTTATagctaaaaaaatatgtgatcattataatttaattatgtgttctattaatatgttaattgatgaatataaaaagaaaacagaTTATACATTTCCCAAATATTAtcaagaatatataaatgaattagataatgaaaaaaagaaaaatgtacCCCCAAAAAAGTTAACTTTATCAGATCtttgttcattattttattcaaaatTGGAAAATAACGAGTGTAAATTTAGGGGATTTGTTTTGGACTTTTTCCCAAGGAATTATGAGGAAGCGAAATATTTTTTCGACAACTACAAAATGGACGTGCCTGAAAAGGAGAAGGAGATGAAAAATGGTAAAAGGGATGAAGACGACACGAATCgaaaaggaaataataaaagtaaaaaaaagataaagaaaaagaagaatgaGAGGAATGATAAAGAGgaagatgataatgataaagatGAAGATGACAATGATAAGgatgaagatgataatgataaggaggaagatgaaaatgataaggatgaagatgataatgataaggaggaagatgaaaatgataaggatgaagataatgaagataatgaaaatgataaggatgaagatgataaggatgaagatgataaggatgaagatgataaggatgaagatgataaggatgaagatgataaggatgaagatgataaggatgaagatgataaggatgaagatgatgaagatgataatgataaggaCGAAGACGATAATGATAAAGAGGAAGATGATAACGATAACGATAACGATATCGAAGAAAATGACAATACTGAAGATAGTGATTATAGagaagataatgatgatgaaaaaatcTCAGGAAATTcagaaaatacaaatatgatGACACATAGCGATGAAGAATCACAAAGTGTTAAACAAAtgtcaaataaaaaaaagaagaaaaagaaaaaaaaaaaaattctggaaaatataaataaatatattattatgcccgaatttgttattattttaaaatctaCCGAAGAATTATGTAAAAAGAGAATGATGAATTTGCcagaaaatgaaataataaaaggacATAATGATGAAATGGGTTTCGAAAGaagacataaaaaatatattaatgaaaattGTAGAAATGATTATTTTGAATTTGATCAGAAACAAAGTATTGAAGATTATTTTATAGAACATGATATTGAAGTATATACacttaatataaatgaaaataccTTATTAGAACACATATtaacaaatatttatatatttattgaaaaaaatgtcaaatttaataatttcttaCCATCCACAGatgaaatgttaaaaaaCAAATTGCAAGAAGAACAACAAATATTAATGgatgaaaaacaaaaaattaaagatataGAAGATAAGGTAGTTCTAGAAGAAATTAAACAAAATGATGATTTAATAAAAGCTGAGAAAAAAAGACAacaattattaattaaacaTCAACAacaatatattcataatcaATCTGTACCTTTAAGATTTTATTtaatcaaaaatattttaccAATATTAACAGAtgctttaatatatatatgtaaaactAAGCCAAAAAATCCATGTTTGCATATAGCACAATATTTATTAGAAAATGCTCACAAGTATAATATCGAGGAGCCTAACCTTGAAAACTTGCAGCCTGAAAAGGAAGACGAGGATAACCAACTAGGTGAAAAACCAAAGgatgaaaaatga
- a CDS encoding activator of Hsp90 ATPase: protein MSGSVWNSNSWHWEERNYNKWAESYIKYNLSNLKIEKEDLTIYFDNLQVSGNACVSIRKGKQINSFEYIIKFEWLYSKKKEGKDYFGGSVEIPDFSTFSLEENDYAINIERTDESENLRFIYDSILKKEGKEKIKECLKNFQEDLLKHDKNESNKELKIKEEEKIKLENIKTCNEKKTEEENKSNQNINNNINDEKKEGSVWNINNYHWEEKCLTKWAIEELQNIFNKSIIELSNNIFLEFFSCDVEGEASSSLRKKKKILMYDLKITSEWKAYQKNKNQQIEIESKGHVSINDILSDFSSDDNTKYSYYFIFDNKTDEYNQINDVIKLEGPNKINQIIDDFILKMREK from the exons ATGTCAGGATCAGTATGGAATAGTAATAGCTGGCACTG GGAAGAAAGAAATTACAATAAATGGGCTGAAtcttacataaaatataatttaagcAATTTGAAAATTGAAAAAGAAGATTTAACAATTTATTTCGATAATCTACAAGTTTCAGGAAAT gCTTGTGTTTCCATAAGAAAGGGGAAACAAATAAATtcttttgaatatattataaaatttgaatggttatattcaaaaaaaaaagaaggtaAAGATTATTTTGGTGGTTCGGTTGAAATTCCGGATTTTTCTACATTTTCTTTAGAG GAAAATGATTATGCTATAAATATTGAGCGAACAGATGAATCGGAAAACTTaagatttatatatgatagcatattaaaaaaggaaggcaaggaaaaaattaaagagtGTTTAAAAAATTTCCAGGAGGATTTGTTAAAGCACgataaaaatgaat cTAATAAGGagttaaaaattaaagaggaagaaaaaattaaattagagaatataaaaacatgCAATGAGAAGAAAacagaagaagaaaataaaagtaatcaaaatataaataataatataaatgatgaaaaaaaagaaggttCAGTTtggaatataaataattatcattggGAAGAGAAATGTTTAACAAAGTGGGCTATAGAAgaattacaaaatatttttaataagagTATTATAGAATTAAGCAACAATATTTTTcttgaatttttttcttgtgaCGTTGAAGGAGAAGCTTCATCAagtttaagaaaaaaaaaaaaaatcttaaTGTATGATTTGAAAATTACTAGTGAATGGAAAgcttatcaaaaaaataaaaatcaacAAATAGAAATAGAAAGCAAGGGACATGTAagtataaatgatatattgtCTGATTTTTCTTCTGatgataatacaaaatattcgtactattttattttcgATAATAAAACAGATGAATATAATCAAATAAATGATGTAATAAAATTAGAAGGaccaaataaaataaaccaAATTATTgatgattttattttaaaaatgagagaaaaataa
- a CDS encoding glutaredoxin 1: protein MAGTSEAVKKWVNKIIEENIIAVFAKTECPYCIKAISILKGYNLNSHMHVENIEKNPDMANIQAYLKELTGKSSVPRIFINKDVVGGCDDLVKENDEGKLKERLQKLGLVN, encoded by the exons atggcTGGTACAAGTGAAGCAGTTAAAAAATGggtaaacaaaataatagaaGAGAACATCATTGCTGTATTTGCAAAAAC GGAATGCCCATATTGTATTAAGGCAATTTCAATTTTGAAGGGTTACAACCTTAACAGCCAtatg cATGTAGAAAACATTGAGAAAAATCCAGATATGGCTAATATTCAAGCATACTTAAAAGAATTAACAG GTAAAAGTAGTGTACCTAGAATATTCATCAATAAGGACGTTGTCGGCGGATGTGATGATTTa gttaaagaaaatgatgaagGAAAGCTAAAAGAAAGACTACAAAAATTGGGATTAGTCAAttga
- a CDS encoding FAD-dependent glycerol-3-phosphate dehydrogenase, putative produces MIKKVAICSGTLGILSYGGFYFLKINFQKNMIDKDVTYKYSPCIKRNEMIKKLQENQYDLLIIGGGATGAGLALDAATRGLKCALVEKNDFSSGTSSKSTKLLHGGIRYLENAVNNLDFTELYFVWEALAERAHTMKIAPYLSRPVSILMPIYKYWQVPYFSYNIKIYDLLADLVCYFDKGVPNSLYIRKSNTIDNFPLLRKDKLKGSLIYFDGQHDDSRMNLNLILTSAIDNYVPGQIGATVCNHMEVKNFIKDENNKLVGVRAIDKINDKEIEIFSKVIINATGPYGDIIRKLADENRKPMIQVSVGCHFILPKWYSTKNNGMIIPKTSDDRVLFLLPWENNTLVGTTDEKRIMQDDPKIQEKDIEFLTNELSKYIHVSAEEIKNDITAAWCGFRPLISTNNNKKSKFSSNKKKNNNNNINSNSSSNSNNFDDEQNNNNNNIGTHEISRSHEIIEDDNGLISILGGKWTIYRKMAQDTLDYILRKYPNELKTKYNCRTKFLKLIGCHDKYGIFNEDDLTFGCSKLSKTLVNKYPQIDFQTANHLVSNYGYLSENVCELAKELNMFNKIDPTKPYIEAEIIYATRYEFANTISDIIGRRFRLGFIDSQVSNKVIDKIAQLLKNELTWNTEQVNKNVKEAKDYINSLSLKDTI; encoded by the coding sequence aTGATTAAAAAAGTTGCTATTTGTAGTGGGACCTTGGGTATTTTATCCTATGGAgggttttattttttaaaaataaattttcaaAAGAATATGATAGATAAAGATGtgacatataaatatagtcCTTGTATAAAAAGAAACGAAATGATTAAGAAGCTACAAGAAAATCaatatgatttattaataataggaGGAGGTGCTACAGGTGCTGGTTTGGCCTTAGATGCAGCCACAAGAGGATTAAAATGTGCGCTAGTAGAAAAGAATGATTTTTCAAGTGGTACATCTTCTAAGTCTACCAAATTATTACATGGTGGTATAAGATATTTAGAAAATGCAGTAAATAATTTAGATTTTAcagaattatattttgtatggGAAGCATTAGCAGAAAGAGCGCACACAATGAAAATAGCACCATATTTATCAAGACCAGTATCTATTTTAATgcctatatataaatattggcAAGTAccttatttttcttataatattaagatatatgatttattagCTGATCTGGTTTGTTATTTTGATAAAGGTGTACctaattctttatatattagaaaatcGAATACTATCGATAATTTCCCATTATTAAGAAAAGATAAATTGAAAGGatctttaatttattttgatgGGCAACACGATGATAGTAGAAtgaatttaaatttaatattgaCTAGTGCTATTGATAATTATGTACCTGGACAAATAGGAGCTACTGTATGTAATCATATGGAAgtgaaaaattttataaaagatgaaaataataaacttgTTGGTGTACGTGCCATagataaaattaatgataaAGAAATTGAAATATTTTCGAAAGTTATTATTAATGCTACTGGTCCATATGGTGATATCATACGTAAACTAGCTGATGAAAATAGAAAACCCATGATACAAGTTTCTGTTGGATGCCATTTCATATTACCTAAATGGTACTctacaaaaaataatggaATGATAATACCGAAAACTAGTGATGATAGGGTACTTTTCTTACTACCCTGGGAAAATAATACTTTAGTAGGTACTACTgatgaaaaaagaataatgcAAGATGATCCGAAAATACAAGAAAAGGATATCGAATTCTTAACAAATGAACTatctaaatatattcatgtaAGTGcagaagaaattaaaaatgatataaccGCTGCATGGTGTGGTTTTAGACCTCTAATttcaacaaataataataaaaaaagcaAATTTTCTtcaaacaaaaagaaaaataataacaacaatattaatagtaatagtagtagtaatagtAACAATTTTGatgatgaacaaaataataataataataatataggtaCACATGAAATATCAAGAAGTCATGAAATTATAGAAGATGATAATGGTCTTATCAGTATATTAGGTGGCAAATGGactatatatagaaaaatggCACAAGACACCTTAGATTATATTTTACGTAAATATCCAAATGAactaaaaacaaaatataattgtCGAACTAAGTTTTTAAAACTTATAGGCTGTCATGATAAATATGGTATCTTTAATGAAGATGATTTAACTTTTGGTTGTAGTAAATTAAGTAAAACACTTGTTAATAAATATCCACAAATAGATTTTCAAACAGCAAATCATTTAGTTTCTAATTATGGTTATTTATCGGAAAATGTATGTGAACTAGCCaaagaattaaatatgtTCAATAAAATAGATCCTACCAAACCATATATAGAAGCTGAAATTATTTATGCAACCAGATATGAATTTGCTAATACCATATCAGATATTATTGGAAGAAGATTCAGATTAGGTTTTATTGATTCGCAAGTATCCAATAAAGTTATTGATAAAATAGCTCAACTCttgaaaaatgaattaaCATGGAATACTGAACaagttaataaaaatgtaaaggaAGCTAAAGATTACATAAATTCTTTATCCCTAAAAgatacaatataa
- a CDS encoding cytochrome c oxidase subunit ApiCOX35, putative, translating to MRVTWTNSNMIWRTFSKMNGEQEMTKNKELMNALILKRGYHTIMKRRIIRNVLNIGNKKEKNFLNFMTSLNINYNYRNICNMSRKRLNKEKDFFEGEHLNRQLGGYGYPMMFIVTYDKPSWQPFWENDCEVIPRDEFGVPATIPPEVSTNIKHTYYVPPQFYTFLKKLGDDTEELKPYMIKLIKGEFTYDDYQEMFYKFAKPLKIYRKKIPLPYRTAEEISKQEEMKWQSAWYTYRQKVLAEYNVTMNLREFILYMTVGLYFSYLWLDALRQYRLDMKLFYLEAPEHKINWVKPRGDLV from the coding sequence atgagagtAACATGGACAAACAGTAACATGATATGGAGGACCTTTAGTAAGATGAATGGTGAACAGGAGAtgacaaaaaataaagaactgATGAACGCTTTAATTCTAAAAAGAGGGTATCATACAATTATGAAGAGGAGAATAATACGTAATGTCCTAAAtataggaaataaaaaagagaagaattttttaaattttatgacatcattaaatataaattataattatcgaaatatttgtaatatgaGTAGAAAAAGATTAAATAAAGAGAAGGATTTTTTTGAAGGTGAGCATTTAAATAGACAATTAGGAGGATATGGATATCCTATGATGTTTATTGTAACATATGATAAACCAAGTTGGCAACCTTTTTGGGAAAATGATTGTGAAGTAATACCACGTGATGAATTTGGAGTACCTGCGACTATACCTCCTGAAGTATctacaaatataaaacatacatattatgTACCTCCAcaattttatacatttttgaaaaaattagGAGATGATACAGAAGAATTAAAACCATATATGatcaaattaataaaaggTGAATTTACATATGATGATTATCAAGAAATGTTTTACAAATTTGCAAAacctttaaaaatttatagaaaaaaaatacccCTACCATATAGAACAGCGGAAGAAATATCCAAACAAGAAGAAATGAAATGGCAATCAGCTTGGTATACATATAGACAAAAGGTATTAGCTGAATATAATGTAACAATGAATTTAAgagaatttattttatatatgacggttggattatatttttcttatttatggTTAGATGCCTTAAGACAATATCGTTTGGACATGAAACTATTTTATCTTGAAGCCCCTGAGCACAAAATTAATTGGGTAAAACCAAGAGGAGACTTAgtatag